A window from bacterium encodes these proteins:
- a CDS encoding FMN-binding negative transcriptional regulator produces the protein MYVPTHFKEDRVPVLHDAIRRFGFGTLVTHGSSGLEASHIPLLLDDSQAPCGTLHGHLARPNRQWKDIGSGTHALAIFLGPNTYISPSWYPTKQETGKVVPTWDYLAIHAYGEIHTFDDPERLREHVTRLTKAHEGGRPAPWAVSDAPSEFIDSMLRGIVGVVIRITRLEGKWKMSQNRPAQDQAAVLEGLMGEGGLDQAAVADIIRSRLKEQA, from the coding sequence GTGTACGTTCCCACACACTTTAAGGAAGATCGCGTGCCAGTACTTCACGACGCGATCCGGCGGTTTGGCTTCGGCACGCTCGTCACGCACGGCTCAAGCGGTCTGGAAGCCAGTCACATTCCACTGCTGCTTGACGACAGCCAGGCGCCGTGTGGGACGCTGCACGGCCATCTGGCCCGGCCGAACCGCCAGTGGAAAGACATCGGATCCGGCACGCACGCGCTGGCGATCTTCCTCGGGCCGAATACTTATATCTCGCCATCGTGGTATCCGACCAAGCAAGAGACCGGCAAAGTCGTCCCGACTTGGGATTACCTGGCGATCCATGCCTACGGCGAGATCCATACCTTTGACGACCCCGAGCGGTTGCGCGAACACGTGACACGACTCACCAAGGCGCACGAAGGCGGCCGGCCGGCGCCGTGGGCGGTCAGCGACGCACCGTCCGAGTTCATCGACAGCATGCTGCGGGGCATCGTGGGCGTGGTCATTCGCATCACCCGCCTTGAAGGCAAGTGGAAGATGAGCCAGAACCGCCCCGCCCAGGACCAGGCCGCCGTCCTGGAGGGACTCATGGGCGAAGGCGGCCTTGATCAGGCGGCTGTTGCCGACATTATTCGGAGTCGGCTTAAGGAACAAGCGTAA